From the genome of Cytobacillus firmus, one region includes:
- a CDS encoding Wadjet anti-phage system protein JetD domain-containing protein, giving the protein MNKINIIETRVRSFIEDIQHPKQKKKLNINDLEFQLRKLLDDYFEMDGYSLFYEAIQSLQDEGQLTAIHNHQYNGKTPSLPLYFWVNVKTHTGKWDRLEMMKLSDRFDFSFYERHPEWQTKEEWSRVKNLYAFLQSSGEREIVSLEERSLELFGHEKFLQDVISFPDGIGFLARIGVSEDQLKVVKYGEPFVFWMKQGKEIKDIQRVLIVGNLSFFHTSIQLLESDLLDYEPELIIYGEDTKIERSFSFFFKIFPAKSYLFYYAGDLDAAGYGIMTRLIEKYPECCIQPALKIYRKMLECLDQRNDQKSGQHQNLKYRDAFFRWFTEEEQELLMQLWQENKRIPQEVLTIETWRRWM; this is encoded by the coding sequence GTGAACAAAATCAACATCATCGAAACAAGGGTGAGAAGCTTCATTGAAGATATTCAGCACCCTAAGCAAAAGAAGAAGTTAAACATAAATGATTTGGAATTTCAGCTGCGCAAATTGCTGGATGATTATTTTGAAATGGACGGTTATTCGCTATTTTATGAAGCCATTCAATCATTGCAGGATGAAGGGCAGCTGACAGCTATACATAATCATCAATACAACGGGAAAACCCCGTCTCTGCCTTTATATTTCTGGGTAAACGTGAAAACTCACACCGGCAAATGGGATCGTCTCGAGATGATGAAGTTAAGTGACCGGTTCGATTTTTCGTTTTATGAACGGCACCCTGAATGGCAGACGAAAGAGGAATGGAGCCGCGTCAAGAATTTATATGCTTTTCTCCAATCCAGCGGCGAACGGGAAATCGTTTCACTTGAGGAAAGAAGCCTGGAGCTGTTCGGCCATGAAAAATTCCTGCAGGATGTGATCAGTTTTCCTGATGGAATAGGTTTTTTAGCACGAATTGGTGTATCTGAAGATCAGCTGAAAGTGGTGAAATACGGAGAGCCTTTTGTGTTTTGGATGAAACAGGGAAAAGAAATTAAAGATATTCAGCGAGTGCTGATAGTCGGGAATCTATCATTCTTTCATACTAGCATTCAATTATTGGAAAGCGATCTGCTCGATTACGAACCGGAACTGATCATTTATGGGGAAGACACGAAAATTGAACGGAGCTTTTCGTTTTTCTTTAAAATCTTCCCGGCTAAATCGTATCTATTCTATTATGCGGGGGATCTGGATGCTGCGGGCTACGGGATCATGACTAGGCTGATTGAGAAATACCCGGAATGCTGCATTCAGCCTGCATTGAAGATTTACCGTAAAATGCTTGAATGTCTGGATCAAAGAAATGATCAGAAATCAGGACAGCATCAAAATCTTAAATACCGTGATGCGTTCTTTCGGTGGTTTACGGAAGAAGAGCAGGAACTCTTAATGCAATTATGGCAGGAAAATAAACGCATTCCTCAGGAAGTCTTAACAATTGAAACATGGAGGAGATGGATGTGA
- a CDS encoding DUF6063 family protein, whose product MMSAESIKTASAVYFTLLKDKVIDENSEHFQAYFDPDVRQTVLLMADESGTFIIESPKRIQLVVQPTGSVFATNFTHMKDRHKQVETKKHFHLMSVVIMAFLAGIDRNQAAKIRTKREGISFYTLERQVNDVIMNWDSLLKAKPDFGEEEKIDMRDVVTTWKYMEVDTDDYGARKANRRTRIGLIASAMRLLETEGLIVILDREDIPKAIPKQELFERIEYLYHDYDRYEMFKELMKTEEEDQHAKNTSN is encoded by the coding sequence ATGATGAGTGCAGAAAGTATTAAGACTGCATCAGCAGTTTATTTCACGCTATTAAAAGACAAGGTCATCGATGAAAACAGCGAGCACTTTCAGGCGTATTTCGATCCTGATGTAAGACAGACGGTGCTTTTAATGGCAGACGAATCCGGGACCTTTATAATTGAATCGCCGAAACGGATTCAGCTCGTTGTTCAGCCGACCGGTTCTGTTTTTGCGACGAATTTTACACATATGAAGGACAGGCATAAACAGGTTGAAACCAAAAAACATTTTCACCTGATGAGCGTTGTCATTATGGCATTTCTGGCGGGCATCGACCGCAATCAGGCGGCTAAGATCCGCACGAAGCGCGAAGGTATCAGCTTTTATACATTAGAACGGCAAGTGAATGATGTCATTATGAATTGGGATAGCCTGCTTAAAGCAAAGCCGGATTTCGGAGAAGAAGAAAAAATTGATATGAGAGACGTTGTGACGACATGGAAATACATGGAGGTCGACACAGATGATTATGGAGCCAGGAAAGCCAATCGCAGAACGCGGATTGGTTTGATTGCAAGTGCCATGCGTCTTTTGGAAACAGAAGGACTCATCGTCATTCTGGATCGGGAGGATATACCGAAGGCGATTCCAAAGCAGGAGTTATTTGAACGGATTGAATATCTGTATCATGACTATGACCGTTATGAGATGTTCAAGGAATTAATGAAAACAGAGGAGGAGGATCAGCATGCCAAAAATACATCGAATTAG
- a CDS encoding O-methyltransferase: protein MENGVIQVPEAYSRILQESDVLGFGQSCDIKTGFLLKGLAASKSGGSFLELGTGTGASASWIIDGMDEGSKLTTVDIDPTVQSIARKYLGNDSRITFCCEDGAAFIQNLSEGFDFIFADTWPGKFELLDKTLDHLNIGGFYVIHDVFPQQKLPEEFRIKATKLLKTLQDRPDLDITELDWSTGLILAVKTAV from the coding sequence ATGGAAAACGGCGTTATACAGGTACCGGAAGCATATTCAAGGATATTACAGGAATCAGATGTGCTCGGCTTCGGGCAGTCATGTGATATAAAAACAGGATTTTTACTGAAGGGGCTGGCAGCCTCTAAATCTGGAGGAAGCTTTTTGGAGCTGGGAACAGGTACGGGAGCGTCTGCTTCATGGATCATTGATGGGATGGATGAAGGCAGTAAGCTTACGACCGTTGACATAGATCCGACAGTGCAATCGATCGCGAGAAAGTACCTCGGGAATGACAGCAGAATCACATTTTGCTGTGAGGACGGAGCAGCTTTTATTCAAAACCTGTCGGAAGGGTTCGATTTTATTTTTGCAGATACATGGCCGGGGAAATTCGAGCTTCTGGACAAAACCCTGGATCATTTAAATATCGGCGGTTTTTATGTGATTCATGATGTGTTTCCGCAACAGAAATTGCCTGAAGAATTTCGGATCAAAGCAACTAAACTTCTAAAAACTCTGCAGGACAGACCTGACCTGGACATAACAGAATTGGATTGGTCTACTGGGCTGATACTGGCAGTTAAGACAGCGGTTTGA
- a CDS encoding PH domain-containing protein produces the protein MDNIKNQVKNVLHEGENIIECLSCSLVAHYCLAPQAGLFAATNKRLLFYGIPVSETNKELVEEFAYSHITSIEEKRGITGKHIHMYYKQDLYKFQQIQGMNLFDFMVAVKEKMSLFTTSPKERYPVR, from the coding sequence ATGGACAACATTAAAAATCAGGTTAAAAATGTATTGCATGAAGGTGAAAACATAATTGAATGTTTAAGCTGTTCATTAGTTGCACATTACTGTTTAGCACCGCAGGCAGGCTTATTTGCAGCAACGAACAAAAGACTGCTATTCTATGGAATCCCGGTATCAGAAACAAACAAGGAATTAGTTGAAGAATTTGCGTATAGCCATATAACTTCCATTGAAGAAAAAAGGGGTATCACCGGGAAGCATATTCATATGTACTATAAGCAAGACTTGTACAAATTCCAGCAAATCCAGGGGATGAATTTGTTTGATTTTATGGTGGCTGTTAAGGAAAAGATGAGCCTGTTTACCACTTCACCAAAAGAGCGTTATCCTGTAAGATAA
- a CDS encoding PLP-dependent aminotransferase family protein: MEFQILLTENGIKYKEIYEQIRLAILDRKLSAHSRLPAKRRLAEQLNVSIITVQMAYEQLLSEGYCYSAERRGYFVSEIQNEWHYSEINTMELEKRVQNEFHINFKNGQVDASAFPYKHWSRLYRKELNESNASNAPWQGEYSLRAQIALYLQQARGLACQPEQVYIFSGFQQQLLNVCLFFKRSAIGIEDPGFIRAKSITEQLQLPCYPITVDEEGCCVPDADEPVNLLYTTPAHQYPTGTIMSIARRVELLNWAIKQSAYIIEDDYDSEFRYKGAPIPALSHLDSTGRVLYFGTFSKTLLPSLRISYLVMPAALKQDFEKFNAYQKSTVSRIDQRAAAKFMDEGFYLSHIAKMRTLYRAKRSCLIDSLSKHLGENFDIIGDTAGLHIIVTLPEGLNESKAIELAKSAGVEIDAVLPMYHLHKPNNQVMIGYGAPSMDEIERGVKLIANAWKRYLCI, translated from the coding sequence ATGGAATTTCAAATTCTGCTTACGGAAAATGGAATAAAGTATAAAGAAATTTATGAACAAATTCGGCTTGCGATTTTAGATAGAAAATTGTCAGCTCATTCAAGACTTCCTGCTAAGCGGCGGCTGGCTGAACAATTGAACGTAAGCATCATAACTGTTCAGATGGCTTATGAACAGTTGCTGAGTGAAGGGTACTGTTATTCAGCAGAACGCAGAGGCTATTTTGTTTCTGAAATTCAGAATGAATGGCACTATAGTGAAATTAATACAATGGAATTGGAGAAAAGAGTTCAGAATGAGTTTCATATTAATTTTAAAAATGGGCAAGTCGATGCCTCCGCCTTCCCCTATAAACATTGGAGCCGATTATACAGAAAAGAGCTTAATGAATCTAATGCCAGCAATGCACCGTGGCAGGGCGAATATTCTTTGCGTGCCCAAATTGCACTATACTTACAGCAAGCTAGAGGGCTGGCCTGCCAGCCGGAGCAAGTGTATATCTTCAGCGGATTCCAACAGCAGCTGCTAAATGTATGTTTGTTTTTTAAACGGAGCGCCATCGGAATAGAAGATCCAGGTTTTATTCGGGCTAAATCTATTACTGAGCAATTACAGCTGCCATGTTATCCGATTACTGTGGATGAGGAAGGATGCTGTGTGCCTGATGCTGATGAGCCTGTAAATTTGTTATACACCACACCTGCTCATCAATATCCTACCGGTACAATTATGTCTATTGCCAGAAGGGTTGAACTGTTAAATTGGGCAATTAAACAGTCTGCTTACATTATCGAGGATGACTATGATTCTGAATTTCGCTACAAAGGGGCACCAATCCCAGCATTATCCCATCTGGATTCAACCGGGCGGGTACTGTACTTCGGTACCTTTTCAAAAACATTGCTGCCATCACTTCGGATCAGCTATCTGGTTATGCCAGCAGCCCTGAAGCAGGACTTTGAAAAATTTAATGCTTATCAAAAGTCTACTGTTTCAAGAATCGATCAGAGAGCTGCTGCAAAGTTTATGGATGAAGGATTTTATTTATCCCATATAGCAAAAATGAGAACTTTATATAGAGCTAAAAGGAGCTGTTTAATAGATAGCCTGTCAAAGCATTTAGGAGAAAACTTTGACATAATTGGAGATACAGCAGGTTTGCATATCATCGTGACATTACCAGAAGGATTGAATGAATCTAAAGCAATTGAACTGGCAAAGTCGGCGGGAGTTGAAATCGATGCTGTTTTACCTATGTATCATCTTCACAAGCCAAACAATCAAGTGATGATTGGATATGGCGCCCCCTCGATGGACGAGATTGAGAGAGGAGTCAAATTAATCGCTAATGCATGGAAACGTTATCTTTGCATTTAG
- a CDS encoding GNAT family N-acetyltransferase, translated as MQILVNNVVQLIPMELEHIEGIYEAAQDKRIWEHMSVDLTDKSRVIQYVKDAIQKREQGTDFAFAIVHKKTGNIVGATWFLDISIPHKRLEIGSTWINPHYWRTNINSNCKYLLLTYCFEELSVNRVQIKTGHENFRSQKAIERTGAVKEGVLRNHMIRKEGTIRHTVLYSVIKEDWGKVKRHFVENLLF; from the coding sequence ATGCAAATTTTAGTAAACAATGTTGTGCAGTTAATTCCCATGGAACTTGAGCATATTGAAGGAATTTATGAAGCAGCTCAGGATAAACGCATATGGGAGCATATGTCTGTTGATTTAACTGATAAAAGCCGGGTCATTCAATATGTAAAAGATGCGATACAAAAACGTGAGCAGGGCACCGATTTTGCTTTTGCCATTGTCCATAAAAAAACAGGGAATATCGTCGGTGCTACTTGGTTTCTTGATATCTCAATCCCGCATAAACGGCTCGAAATCGGCTCAACATGGATAAACCCTCATTATTGGCGCACGAATATTAATTCAAACTGTAAATATTTATTATTAACATACTGTTTTGAAGAACTGTCCGTGAATCGCGTACAAATTAAAACCGGACATGAAAACTTCCGTTCACAAAAAGCGATCGAAAGGACCGGTGCGGTAAAAGAAGGCGTACTTCGAAATCATATGATACGAAAAGAAGGGACAATTCGCCATACTGTCCTTTATAGTGTTATAAAGGAAGATTGGGGAAAAGTAAAAAGACATTTCGTAGAAAACTTGCTTTTCTAG
- a CDS encoding PLP-dependent aminotransferase family protein: MNDDSLFTDKIKKALQNTPPGEWIPEIPDDCIRLHCGYPAPDLVPVEEVKAAVNSLLEEEQDLPLHYIGSPKIAKLKEQILRRLKERGISVTENELLITSGACQAIDLIARILLDEETIIAIESPTYMEALEIFQNYTKHIISIPVDKDGLQTEALEEILEERKQKGLAQPRFLYTIPTFQNPTGTTMTGERRQHVLELADKYNFLLVEDDAYGELSFNKSLPTLKAMDQNSRVLHVGSLSKIVAPGMRIGWIAGASEMIHACAWFKKDLNHPFAQSAMAVYFANTDFNNKLETLRDTYRSKCDVLTSALEQYLPESASWYVPEGGYFVWMKIPGADTSELLTNALAEGVSFIPGKYFFKDQAAGTELLRLSFSYADEKEIIEGIRRLGKVAEAYL; encoded by the coding sequence GTGAATGATGATTCTTTATTTACTGATAAAATCAAAAAGGCGCTTCAGAATACTCCCCCAGGGGAGTGGATTCCGGAGATTCCGGATGATTGTATACGCCTGCATTGCGGCTACCCGGCACCTGATCTCGTGCCGGTTGAAGAGGTAAAAGCAGCTGTTAACAGTCTATTAGAAGAAGAACAAGATTTGCCGCTCCATTATATAGGCAGTCCAAAAATAGCAAAACTAAAGGAGCAGATTTTAAGAAGATTGAAAGAGCGGGGGATATCTGTAACGGAAAATGAGCTTTTGATAACTTCGGGTGCCTGTCAGGCAATCGACTTGATTGCCCGCATTCTCCTTGATGAGGAGACAATTATTGCAATAGAGTCCCCCACATATATGGAGGCATTAGAGATTTTCCAAAATTACACAAAACATATAATCAGTATTCCTGTAGACAAGGACGGACTTCAAACAGAGGCATTGGAAGAGATTCTAGAGGAAAGAAAGCAAAAAGGGCTCGCTCAGCCGCGTTTTCTCTATACGATCCCAACGTTTCAGAATCCTACAGGGACGACGATGACAGGAGAGCGCCGGCAGCATGTATTGGAGCTTGCAGACAAATATAATTTCCTATTAGTAGAGGATGATGCTTATGGGGAATTATCATTTAATAAAAGTCTCCCCACTCTAAAAGCAATGGATCAAAACTCCCGAGTTCTGCATGTCGGTTCGCTATCCAAAATAGTGGCCCCGGGCATGCGTATAGGCTGGATAGCGGGAGCAAGTGAAATGATCCATGCATGCGCCTGGTTTAAAAAAGATCTGAACCATCCGTTTGCTCAATCTGCCATGGCTGTTTATTTTGCAAACACGGATTTTAATAATAAACTAGAAACCTTGAGAGATACATACCGGTCCAAATGTGATGTTCTGACCTCCGCACTGGAACAGTACCTTCCTGAATCAGCTTCCTGGTATGTGCCTGAAGGCGGGTACTTCGTGTGGATGAAAATTCCCGGTGCCGATACATCGGAACTGCTGACAAATGCCCTTGCAGAGGGGGTATCTTTTATTCCTGGCAAGTACTTTTTCAAAGATCAGGCAGCTGGAACGGAACTTCTTCGCCTTTCCTTCAGTTATGCGGATGAGAAGGAAATAATAGAGGGGATTCGCAGGCTGGGAAAAGTGGCAGAGGCCTATCTTTAA
- a CDS encoding GNAT family N-acetyltransferase, with translation MHFRKANEEDLQAIVRLLADDELGAKRERYEEPLPDCYYKAFKALEVQSGNQIILAVDGQAVIGCLQLTIIPGLARQGMKRAQIEGVRVDQRHRGKRVGEALLKEAIAIAKSEECGLVQLTTDKQRDDAQRFYNRLGFLASHEGMKLIF, from the coding sequence ATGCATTTTCGAAAAGCAAATGAAGAAGATTTACAAGCTATTGTCCGCTTGCTTGCCGATGATGAATTAGGAGCAAAGCGTGAGAGGTATGAAGAACCTCTGCCGGATTGTTATTATAAAGCATTTAAGGCACTAGAAGTACAGTCGGGAAATCAGATCATTTTAGCTGTAGACGGTCAGGCGGTGATTGGCTGCCTTCAGTTAACGATCATTCCTGGTTTAGCACGCCAAGGGATGAAACGTGCACAAATTGAAGGTGTGCGTGTTGATCAGCGCCACCGTGGTAAAAGGGTAGGAGAAGCCTTGTTAAAAGAAGCGATTGCAATAGCGAAGTCTGAAGAGTGTGGCCTTGTCCAATTGACAACAGACAAGCAGCGTGATGATGCACAACGTTTTTATAATAGGCTGGGATTTCTGGCAAGTCATGAAGGGATGAAATTAATCTTTTAA
- the guaC gene encoding GMP reductase yields the protein MENVFDYEDIQLIPAKSIVNSRSECDTTVFLGDRAFKLPVVPANMQTIVDEKIAVYLAENGYFYIMHRFEPEKRISFMKDMKARGLYSSISVGVKEGEYAFIQQIADEELSPEYITIDIAHGHSNAVIQMIQHIKKYLPHSFVIAGNVGTPEAVRELENAGADATKVGIGPGKVCITKIKTGFGTGGWQLAALRWCAKAASKPIIADGGLRTHGDIAKSIRFGATMVMIGSLFAGHEESPGKTIENEKDGKLYKEYFGSASEFQKGEKKNVEGKRILVEHKGSLADTLKEMEQDLQSSISYAGGNKLDAIRHVDYVIVKNSIFNGDRVF from the coding sequence ATGGAAAATGTATTCGATTATGAAGATATTCAATTAATTCCCGCAAAAAGTATCGTCAATAGCCGATCTGAATGTGATACAACGGTCTTCCTGGGGGACCGTGCGTTTAAACTGCCAGTGGTGCCTGCCAACATGCAGACGATTGTAGATGAGAAAATTGCCGTATACCTAGCAGAGAACGGATATTTTTATATCATGCATCGATTCGAACCGGAGAAGCGAATTTCTTTTATGAAAGATATGAAGGCACGGGGATTATACTCTTCGATCAGTGTTGGCGTCAAAGAAGGCGAGTATGCGTTTATACAGCAAATAGCTGATGAAGAGCTGTCACCGGAATACATTACTATTGATATAGCCCATGGCCATTCCAACGCTGTCATCCAAATGATTCAGCATATTAAGAAATACCTTCCTCACAGCTTTGTGATTGCTGGCAATGTCGGAACCCCGGAAGCAGTCAGAGAATTAGAGAATGCTGGAGCTGATGCGACAAAGGTTGGCATTGGACCTGGCAAGGTATGCATCACAAAAATTAAAACAGGATTCGGAACGGGCGGCTGGCAATTAGCTGCACTTCGCTGGTGTGCAAAGGCAGCAAGCAAACCGATCATAGCAGATGGAGGTCTTCGCACCCATGGTGACATTGCCAAATCAATTCGATTTGGTGCAACAATGGTGATGATTGGTTCCTTGTTTGCAGGACATGAGGAGTCACCTGGAAAAACCATTGAGAATGAGAAAGACGGAAAGCTCTATAAAGAATACTTTGGCTCAGCCTCAGAATTTCAAAAAGGCGAAAAGAAAAATGTTGAAGGCAAGAGAATTTTAGTAGAGCACAAAGGATCATTAGCAGATACGCTGAAAGAAATGGAGCAGGATCTCCAGTCCTCTATTTCTTACGCAGGCGGCAACAAGCTGGATGCCATTCGTCATGTTGATTATGTAATTGTAAAGAATTCAATTTTTAATGGCGACAGGGTATTTTAA
- a CDS encoding nuclear transport factor 2 family protein: MSTEQQSTSNLSLKEKAVSFLRLVASGQVREAYKRYISPDFSHHNPYFRGDAESLMLAMEENAKQNPNKKLDVKLAIQENETVAVHSHVKQNPEDLGGAVVHIFRFQDGKIAELWDVGQPIPEESPNENGIF; the protein is encoded by the coding sequence ATGAGTACAGAGCAACAATCGACTTCGAACCTATCACTGAAAGAGAAAGCAGTATCATTTCTGCGGCTTGTAGCATCCGGTCAAGTCCGTGAAGCCTACAAGCGTTACATCAGCCCTGATTTTTCCCACCATAATCCCTATTTCCGTGGCGATGCAGAATCTCTCATGCTCGCGATGGAAGAGAATGCAAAGCAAAACCCTAACAAAAAACTTGATGTTAAACTTGCCATCCAGGAAAATGAAACCGTTGCCGTTCATTCCCATGTGAAGCAAAACCCAGAGGACCTCGGTGGAGCAGTTGTACATATCTTTCGGTTTCAAGATGGCAAGATTGCTGAACTTTGGGATGTAGGACAGCCCATACCAGAGGAATCTCCTAATGAGAATGGGATATTTTAA
- a CDS encoding SRPBCC family protein, with amino-acid sequence MSIHFELKRSIEVSAQNAYKALIDLDSAKDWMNGLVGIEWEDSGPLKVGSQWKETRKMFGKEASEHFEVVELDEPNKIVLRCDGTKGTTGKGEFIFTYIIVPAGDASEVTLLGEIKGLIGFSKLFGKIMAGAFKKACAKDLDALINYLEK; translated from the coding sequence TTGAGTATCCATTTTGAATTGAAAAGATCCATTGAGGTATCTGCACAAAATGCCTATAAAGCTTTAATCGATCTTGATTCTGCAAAGGACTGGATGAATGGACTAGTTGGAATAGAGTGGGAGGACAGCGGGCCATTAAAAGTGGGGAGTCAGTGGAAAGAGACAAGGAAAATGTTTGGAAAAGAAGCTTCTGAACATTTTGAAGTTGTCGAACTCGATGAGCCCAATAAAATTGTGCTGCGCTGTGATGGAACCAAAGGAACAACAGGCAAAGGAGAATTTATATTTACATACATAATCGTTCCAGCAGGTGATGCTTCAGAAGTTACTTTACTTGGTGAGATTAAGGGACTTATAGGCTTTTCGAAATTGTTTGGAAAGATAATGGCTGGAGCCTTTAAGAAAGCCTGTGCAAAAGATTTGGATGCTTTAATAAACTATTTAGAAAAGTGA
- a CDS encoding YdeI/OmpD-associated family protein, with protein sequence MSIIDKLKLNKYNNLAVLNQPSDYAVFNECKTTLSGEHDAIFIFVETIDEMVIYTRKIINEEHLLEKGYLFFAYPKKGNKRFDTYVHRDDIFPAMKVGEDGYVENSEVKFSRMVSMDDVFTVVGLKREEKKEKKSSAPSQCVADYQDHVKDVEKLLADYPDELKFYQDLTPGYQKDWARYIFSVKQQKTREKRASQMVDILSQGYKSVDLFRQKKK encoded by the coding sequence ATGTCAATCATTGATAAATTAAAGCTTAACAAATATAATAATTTGGCTGTTCTTAACCAGCCAAGTGACTATGCTGTATTTAATGAATGCAAAACTACTTTATCAGGTGAACATGATGCAATCTTCATCTTTGTAGAAACAATTGATGAAATGGTGATTTATACACGAAAAATAATTAATGAAGAACACCTGCTTGAAAAAGGATATTTATTTTTCGCTTATCCTAAAAAAGGGAATAAACGGTTTGATACATACGTTCATAGGGATGATATTTTTCCGGCAATGAAAGTGGGAGAAGATGGGTATGTGGAAAATAGCGAAGTGAAATTCTCGAGAATGGTAAGTATGGATGATGTCTTTACGGTTGTTGGATTGAAGCGCGAAGAGAAAAAAGAGAAAAAGTCATCGGCTCCTAGTCAATGTGTGGCTGATTATCAGGACCATGTAAAAGATGTTGAAAAACTATTAGCGGATTATCCAGATGAATTGAAATTTTATCAGGATTTGACACCGGGTTACCAAAAAGATTGGGCTCGCTACATCTTTTCAGTTAAGCAGCAGAAAACCCGTGAGAAACGAGCATCGCAAATGGTCGATATTTTATCACAAGGTTATAAATCTGTTGATTTGTTTAGACAAAAGAAGAAGTAA